A genomic stretch from Rhinatrema bivittatum chromosome 9, aRhiBiv1.1, whole genome shotgun sequence includes:
- the CHST2 gene encoding carbohydrate sulfotransferase 2 gives MKVFRRKALALCLGYILLLALTLLNLIDYKWHREPQQCNEQPQRPAFQTHSDIRYLYRPSPPKKRQLVYVFTTWRSGSSFFGELFNQNPEVFFLYEPVWHVWQKLYPGDAMSLQGAARDLLTALYRCDLSALQLYNTAGAKNLSTLGIFGAATNKVICSSPLCPAYRRERVGLVDERVCKKCPPQSLSLLEEECRKYQAIVIKGVRIFDIHVLAPLMEDPSLDLKVIHLVRDPRAVASSRIKSRHGLIRESLQVVRSRDPRVRRLAPVADGHKLNKKDGADFHALGALEVICGSMAKTLRTALHPPAWLKGNYMVVRYEDLVVEPAGTLRRVYDFVHLLVSPELERFSLNMTGGSGYSSKPFVVSARNATQAVSAWRTSLTFLQIKQVEQYCQQPMDLLGYERVSSPEDVKDLGKPLLGRPRL, from the coding sequence ATGAAAGTGTTCCGCAGGAAGGCGCTCGCCCTGTGCCTGGGCTACATCCTGCTGCTCGCCCTCACCCTGCTCAACCTGATCGACTACAAGTGGCACCGGGAGCCGCAGCAGTGCAACGAGCAGCCGCAGCGCCCTGCCTTCCAGACGCACTCGGACATCCGCTACCTGTACCGGCCCTCGCCCCCCAAGAAGCGGCAGCTGGTCTACGTCTTCACCACGTGGCGCTCGGGCTCGTCCTTCTTCGGCGAGCTCTTCAACCAGAACCCGGAGGTCTTCTTCCTCTACGAGCCCGTCTGGCACGTGTGGCAGAAGCTGTACCCGGGCGACGCCATGTCCCTGCAGGGGGCGGCCCGCGACCTGCTCACCGCCCTCTACCGCTGCGACCTGTCCGCCCTGCAGCTCTACAACACGGCCGGCGCCAAGAACCTCAGCACGCTGGGCATCTTCGGGGCGGCCACCAACAAGGTCATCTGCTCGTCGCCCCTCTGCCCGGCCTACCGCCGCGAGCGGGTGGGCCTGGTGGACGAGCGCGTGTGCAAGAAGTGCCCGCCGCAGAGCCTGAGCCTGCTGGAGGAGGAGTGCCGCAAGTACCAGGCCATCGTCATCAAGGGCGTACGCATCTTCGACATCCACGTGCTGGCGCCGCTGATGGAGGACCCCTCGCTGGACCTGAAGGTCATCCACCTGGTGCGCGACCCGCGCGCCGTGGCCAGCTCGCGCATCAAGTCGCGCCACGGCCTCATCCGCGAGAGCCTGCAGGTGGTGCGCAGCCGCGACCCGCGCGTCCGCCGCCTCGCGCCCGTCGCCGACGGCCACAAGCTGAACAAGAAGGACGGCGCCGACTTCCACGCCCTGGGCGCGCTGGAGGTCATCTGCGGCAGCATGGCCAAGACCCTGCGCACGGCGCTGCACCCGCCCGCCTGGCTGAAGGGCAACTACATGGTGGTGCGCTACGAGGACCTGGTGGTGGAGCCGGCCGGCACCCTGCGCCGCGTCTACGACTTCGTCCACCTGCTCGTCAGCCCCGAGCTGGAGCGCTTCTCGCTCAACATGACCGGCGGCTCGGGCTACTCGTCCAAGCCCTTCGTGGTGTCGGCCCGCAACGCCACGCAGGCGGTGAGCGCCTGGAGGACGTCGCTGACGTTCCTGCAGATCAAGCAGGTGGAGCAGTACTGCCAGCAGCCCATGGACCTGCTGGGCTACGAGCGGGTCAGCAGCCCCGAGGACGTGAAGGATCTGGGCAAGCCGCTGCTCGGCAGACCGCGGCTCTGA